From Cryptosporangium phraense, the proteins below share one genomic window:
- a CDS encoding DUF2613 family protein, giving the protein MSSFLSIIVAAVIGVVLAVATTIGIVSVTKQSPDNTPAVSKPLVQYGHR; this is encoded by the coding sequence ATGAGCTCGTTTCTCTCGATCATCGTCGCTGCCGTGATCGGCGTCGTACTTGCGGTGGCGACCACCATCGGGATCGTGAGCGTCACCAAGCAGTCGCCCGACAACACGCCGGCGGTGAGCAAGCCACTGGTGCAGTACGGGCACCGCTAA
- a CDS encoding glycosyltransferase family 4 protein: protein MVETAALPAVLILNWRDLRNPEGGGSELYAEQVAASLARRGHAVTIMCAAHSHGAPEERTPDGVRIVRRGGRHTVYARAAWEYLRGRLGRPAMVIDVQNGLPFLSRLYARRPVVLLVHHVHREQWRVVLGPLAARFGWWVESWLSPRVHRGCRYVAVSESTRNELSSLGVDPERITIIHNGTPPAVGALAPRSAEPTLLVLGRLVPHKRVEVALRVVAALPGVRLVVAGQGWWLEPLREEAARLGVSDRVRFAGFVDEGEKQRLLAESWAMLVPSLKEGWGLSVIEAAAHGTPAVAFRNAGGVAESVVDGETGFLADSEEEFLALCARLVADPALRTAMGETARAHAGRFTWDETGKRFAALVDEITG, encoded by the coding sequence GTGGTGGAAACCGCTGCTCTACCCGCCGTACTCATTTTGAACTGGCGGGATTTACGCAATCCCGAGGGCGGCGGCTCCGAGCTGTACGCGGAACAGGTGGCGGCCTCGCTCGCTCGGCGTGGCCACGCGGTGACGATCATGTGCGCTGCGCACTCGCACGGCGCGCCCGAAGAGCGGACCCCGGACGGCGTCCGGATCGTGCGCCGGGGCGGGCGGCACACCGTGTACGCGCGGGCGGCCTGGGAGTACTTACGCGGGCGGCTCGGGCGGCCGGCGATGGTGATCGACGTCCAGAACGGGCTGCCGTTCCTGTCCCGGCTGTACGCCCGGAGGCCGGTCGTCCTGCTCGTGCACCACGTGCACCGGGAGCAGTGGCGGGTCGTGCTCGGGCCGCTGGCGGCCCGGTTCGGGTGGTGGGTGGAGTCCTGGCTCTCGCCGCGGGTGCACCGCGGCTGCCGGTACGTGGCGGTGTCCGAGTCGACGCGGAACGAGCTGTCTTCCCTGGGGGTCGACCCCGAGCGGATCACGATCATCCACAACGGGACGCCACCCGCGGTGGGCGCGCTCGCGCCCCGCTCGGCCGAGCCGACGCTGCTGGTGCTGGGGCGGCTGGTGCCGCACAAGCGCGTCGAGGTGGCGTTGCGGGTCGTCGCCGCGCTGCCCGGGGTGCGCCTGGTCGTGGCCGGTCAGGGCTGGTGGCTGGAGCCGTTACGCGAGGAGGCGGCCCGGCTGGGGGTCAGCGACCGGGTGCGGTTCGCCGGGTTCGTCGACGAGGGCGAGAAGCAGCGTCTGCTCGCCGAGTCGTGGGCCATGCTGGTCCCCTCGCTGAAGGAGGGGTGGGGGCTCTCGGTGATCGAGGCCGCGGCCCACGGCACCCCGGCCGTCGCCTTCCGGAACGCCGGTGGCGTTGCGGAGTCGGTCGTCGACGGCGAGACCGGCTTCCTCGCCGACAGCGAGGAGGAGTTCCTCGCGCTCTGCGCTCGGCTCGTCGCCGATCCCGCGTTACGGACGGCGATGGGCGAGACCGCCCGTGCCCACGCCGGACGTTTCACCTGGGACGAGACCGGCAAGCGATTTGCGGCGTTGGTGGACGAGATCACCGGCTGA